The Toxoplasma gondii ME49 chromosome XII, whole genome shotgun sequence genome includes a region encoding these proteins:
- a CDS encoding UAA transporter family protein (encoded by transcript TGME49_249160~Predicted trans-membrane domain (TMHMM2.0):4-27:109-132:451-474:534-557:569-592:596-619) — MEGSSSLAGATLVVVGMFVPYIFAGLAQRRLYDKPPSATASSPRCAEATLSSALSSALSPPSSSLSLSASDVLSYAAGGHPSTRQAAHREECLLSLSPRLDEKNESFRYTFTVLALNCAVSAFVAFLALLLLDLWKREDRQRQRESDIDERAFERTQTAVERERMACMIDEGAFVIIKEALAIDKEALAIDNGALVVGSKAFVVDGFKEEGEKTDAGCRSQRGRDEETGETRESEEGLKRETSFKNDLCATSAPLSSWDSAPVVVVGKEDEEATLASPFPSLAVKQREVEFAPKRHHGSRLLPASLRQGKGEDADAENAAIRRELLLVSLGTFAAKAASFHSLTVVDFATLAVSKCAKPVGVLILNGLLGRRVSRKEVAGVLWMAVWVYVFNASCASDKNRASASGASDAGVRERIIGNLVLLASLTLDSFSVSRQDHVLLRRHRLCPYTLMLVSSVYGLLFSLVLCVSFEGAAGLRYFLGSVFADSGASSLESASFLSPRTSPSPVSESPRLSSTAFHPHPDSAPDAGALGDSFFFLSLVSLSPLACSVVVAVGGAVAQLCGSKCMQLVGAVCSSILTTLRRVALVFVALLLQSEPVPWLASLAVANICLAGIVRLLSSLRGRKKIRSPLPSPSSPRSPSALEATQRRFSERTHIPSQAFSSPSRPGASPAGGISDFHGEASSPCSSLTLSPSVSPRPLWVSASCLQESRRGWTESLQNARRVAPSLAGFATQAEEDWRAEGVASEETLQCSFSFVSQLPSLSASPASTCDKMRQEDSPALGLTVSTVANSEDGDDEKGKRSE; from the exons ATGGAaggctcgtcttctctggcgGGGGCGACTTTGGTGGTTGTCGGCATGTTTGTGCCGTACATCTTTGCGGGTCTTGCACAACGACGTCTCTACGACAAACCGCCTTCTGcaactgcctcctctcctcggTGCGCTGAAGcaactctctcctctgctctctcctctgctctctcgcctccgtcttcttctctgtctctctctgcttctgacGTTCTTTCCTACGCGGCAGGGGGGCATCCGTCGACACGTCAGGCGGCGCACAGGGAGGAATgcttgctgtctctgtctccaaggCTCGACGAGAAGAATGAATCATTTCGCTACACATTCACCGTACTTGCACTGAACTGcgccgtctctgccttcgtcgccttcctcgcgcttctgctcCTTGATCTCTGGAAGCGGGAGGATCGACAACGTcagcgcgagagcgacaTCGACGAAAGAGCTTTCGAGAGAACCCAAACAGCTGTAGAGAGGGAGCGAATGGCCTGCATGATTGACGAAGGCGCCTTCGTGATTATCAAAGAAGCTCTCGCGATTGACAAAGAAGCTCTCGCGATTGACAATGGAGCTCTCGTGGTAGGCAGCAAAGCTTTTGTGGTGGACG GCttcaaagaagaaggcgagaagacagatGCAGGCTGTCGGAgtcagcgaggaagagatgaagagacgggagagacgagagagagcgaagaaggtctcaagagagagacgtctTTCAAGAACGATTTATGTGCTACAAGCGCCCCTTTGTCTTCCTGGGACTCGGCGCCAGTCGTGGTGgtggggaaagaagacgaagaggcgacgcTCGCATCACCGTTTCCGTCGTTGGCCgtcaagcagagagaagtggaATTCGCACCAAAGAGACATCACgggtctcgtcttcttccagcGAGTCTCCGacagggaaaaggagaagacgcggacgcGGAAAATGCAGCCATTCGACGCGAGttgcttctcgtctctctcggcaCATTTGCCGCGAAAGCCGCGAGTTTCCACTCTCTCACTGTCGTTGACTTCGCTACCCTCGCAGTCTCCAAGTGCGCCAAGCCG gTGGGGGTTTTGATTTTGAATGGCTTGCTCGGGCGCCGCGTGAGTCGCAAGGAAGTGGCGGGCGTCCTGTGGATGGCCGTCTGGGTCTACGTATTCAACGCGTCATGCGCCTCCGACAAGAACCGAGCGAGCGCAAGCGGGGCCTCTGATGCAGGCGTGAGAGAGCGCATTATCGGAAATCTCGTGCTTCTCGCCAGCCTCACTCTCGACTCATTCTCAGTCTCCAG GCAAGATCACGTCCTCCTGCGACGCCACCGCCTCTGTCCGTACACCCTGATGCTCGTGAGCAGCGTGTACGGTCTGCTGTTCTCCCttgttttgtgtgtttcGTTTGAGGGTGCTGCTGGACTGCGGTATTTCCTGGGATCCGTGTTCGCCGACTCCGGAGCCTCGAGTCTGGAGTCGGCCagcttcctgtctccgcggacGTCGCCGTCGCCAGTCTCGGAATCTCCGCGTCTCAGCTCCACCGCCTTCCACCCGCACCCCGACAGCGCCCCTGACGCTGGGGCGCTCGGAGAcagcttctttttcctgtctctcgtgtCGCTTTCgccgcttgcatgcagtgtggTTGTCGCGGTCGGCGGCGCCGTCGCGCAGCTCTGTGGGAGtaaatgcatgcaactgGTCGGTGCAGTCTGCTCCTCAATCCTCACCACTCTGCGCcgcgtcgccctcgtcttTGTCGCCTTGCTTCTCCAGAGCGAGCCGGTGCCTTGGCTAGCGAGCCTCGCTGTCGCCAACATCTGCCTGGCTGGG ATTGTCAGACTCCTGTCTTCCTTGCGCGGACGAAAGAAGATTCGTTCGCCTCTGCCGTCGCCGTCCTCACCTCGGTCTCCCTCGGCCCTCGAGGCTACCCAACGGCGCTTCTCTGAACGCACGCACATCCCGTCTCaggcgttttcttcgccgtctcgaCCGGGTGCTTCTCCCGCTGGGGGGATTTCAGATTTCCACGGCGAAGCGTCTTCTCCGTGCTCTTCGCTCACGCTCTCTCCgtcagtgtctcctcgccctttGTGGGTGTCTGCTTCGTGCCTCCAAGAGAGTCGCCGCGGCTGGACTGAAAGCTTGCAGAATGCGCGACGCGTGGCTCCGTCTCTGGCCGGGTTTGCGACGCAAGCGGAAGAGGACTGGAGAGCCGAGGGCGTTGCCAGtgaggagacgctgcagtgttctttctcgttcgtctctcagcttccatcgctctccgcttcgcctgcttcgaCCTGCGATAAAATGCGCCAAGAAGACAGCCCCGCACTCGGACTTACTGTATCCACAGTCGCCAACAgtgaagacggagacgacgagaagggGAAACGCAGTGAGTAG
- a CDS encoding Ras family protein (encoded by transcript TGME49_249170), whose translation MMEEERAVRNLVLSICEFRLQAAPSPREAETAGGRVPGGRVGSQLLLVGGVGSERGAAQLLMHGGADETQCYDDLHAVELERGLWRELSVGGFSKPSGVYGHTMRAWNDRIVLFGGLAAQTAQSLAETEQTQTFPPPSFMGPQSAEWLHNPQPSNSLFILQVDGLFWTQPEVEGEGPSPRAFHGATICKDFLVVFGGATDARLQEPCNDLHLLDLNRNTWYSPAASLSPPAKKRRAEEGVEQDPPTEQDSPSPEGDSTDAGPSIKVSGVSPSPRVGHAMVTVKQTEKILLFGGAADDNNLYCLDFQVYRRPKPGASETVRSLAADGQDEEIVEMSLSWSRIETHRTGPVSRGFFTFAQVGPQRLFVFGGQPLTGAAPDASSPADLYVLNLKTYQWQKPLYEGQLALRAEAAAVLHDKLIVFGGGRVSRVQTPEAPSDGQSESSRQAKPNALGEAGAGTLASVLGVGSSCRMSKKLFFLNVLEIKEGSADGEFKFKLVTVGDSGVGKSCLLMRFVQDQYSAFHVSTIGVDFKSVLTMVKGKVCTLQLWDTAGQERFSGVTGNYYRNADCFILVFDMTRRSSFLHIENWIKQIKEHHECGPSTMKLLIGNKADLTASLEVTEREARQCADQIGAIYVSTSAKTSANVDAAFLAAASKLVEMRRRAVAAATASGAGSSSASEASAPAPDAPGISLLSSALSTPPRQRGLCSGCVGSTGFGPQAPQPSRMTEGREGSGHVASAGRLLSQELASSVNSVDMARPQTSSFPAPSRPS comes from the exons ATGATGGAAGAAG AGCGCGCCGTGAGGAacctcgttctctccattTGCGAATTTCGCCTGCAAGCTGCTCCGTCGCctcgggaagccgagacagcAGGTGGACGCGTTCCTGGGGGGAGAGTCGGCAGTCAGTTGCTGCTTGTCGGAGGTGTGGGgtcggagagaggcgccgcgCAGCTCTTGATGCACGGCGGCGCTGACGAGACCCAGTGCTACGAcgacttgcatgcagtcgagcTAG AACGCGGCCTATGGCGAGAACTGAGTGTTGGAGGCTTCTCCAAACCCAGTGGGGTGTACGGACACACGATGCGAGCGTGGAATGACCGAATCGTGCTCTTCGGCGGTCTAGCAGCCCAAACAGCTCAATCCCTTGCAGAAACCGAACAAACGCAGACG TTTCCTCCTCCCTCATTCATGGGTCCCCAGAGCGCAGAGTGGCTGCACAATCCGCAGCCGAGCAACAGTCTATTTATTCTCCAG gtTGACGGTTTGTTTTGGACGCAGCCGGAAGTCGAGGGCGAGGGTCCGTCCCCTCGAGCATTTCACGGTGCCACAA tcTGCAAGGACTTTCTTGTCGTCTTCGGAGGCGCGACAGATGCGAGGCTCCAGGAG ccTTGCAACGATCTTCACCTTCTCGACTTGAACCGGAATACGTGGTACTCACCggccgcctctctttctccgcccgcgaagaagagaagagctgaagaaggagttGAGCAAGACCCTCCGACAGAGCAGGATTCACCCTCtccagaaggagacagcacgGATGCAGGACCCTCCATCAAAGTCTCTGgcgtctcgccgtctccgcgcGTTGGTCACGCCATGGTCACCGTCAAGCAAACCGAGAAAATCCTTCTTTTCGG GGGTGCTGCTGATGACAACAACTTGTACTGCCTAGACTTCCAGGTGTATCGACGGCCGAAGCCAGGAGCGTCTGAAACCGTGCGTTCTCTGGCTGCAGACGGACAAGACGAGGAGATTGTGGAGATGTCTCTATCTTGGTCGCGCATTGAG actcACCGGACAGGTCCCGTCAGTCGCggcttcttcactttcgcTCAAGTTGGCCCTCAGCGTTTATTTGTCTTCGGTGGCCAGCCGTTGACCGGTGCCGCTCCCGACGCCAGCAGCCCAGCGGATTTGTACGTACTGAATTTAAAGACCTACCAATGGCAAAAGCCGTTGTATGAAG GTCAGCTGGCTCTACGGGCAGAAGCGGCGGCAGTGCTCCACGACAAACTGATTGTCTTCGGAGGGGGGCGAGTTTCCAGAGTGCAAACTCCCGAAGCTCCTTCTGATGGCCAGAGTGAGAGTTCTCGTCAGGCGAAACCCAACGCACTAG GCGAGGCAGGAGCAGGCACCCTCGCGTCTGTGCTCGGTGTAGGCAGCTCCTGTCGCATGAGCAAGAAATTGTTCTTCCTCAACGTTCTGGAAATCAAAGAAGGCTCTGCAGATGGAGAGTTCAAGTTCAAACTCGTCACCGTTGGCGACTCCGGCGTCGGCAAGTCGTGCCTCCTCATGCGCTTTGTGCAG GACCAGTACTCGGCCTTTCATGTCTCGACCATTGGCGTCGATTTCAAGTCGGTCCTGACGATGGTCAAGGGCAAGGTTTGCACGCTGCAGCTGTGGGATACGGCGGGTCAAGAGCGCTTCAGTGGGGTGACGGGGAACTACTACCGCAACGCCGACTGCTTCATTCTCGTTTTTGACATGACGCGAAGAAGTTCGTTTCTCCACATCGAGAACTGGATCAAACAG ATCAAAGAACACCATGAATGCGGCCCGTCTACGATGAAGCTGCTCATTGGCAACAAAGCGGATCTGACTGCCTCGCTGGAAGTGACTGAGCGTGAAGCACGGCAATGTGCAGACCAAATCGGTGCCATTTATGTCTCGACTTCCGCCAAG ACATCGGCAAACGTCGACGCGGCGTTTTTGGCGGCAGCTTCCAAGTTGGTGGAGATGCGTCGCCGAGCAGTGGCGGCGGCCACTGCGAGCGGCGCtggctcttcttcagcttctgaGGCTTCTGCGCCTGCTCCAGATGCCCCGGGtatttctctcctgtccaGCGCTCTTTCTACTCCGCCTCGTCAACGAGGACTGTGCTCAGGATGCGTAGGTTCGACAGGCTTCGGACCTCAAGCGCCGCAGCCGTCGAGGATGACAGAGGGCCGAGAAGGCAGTGGCCATGTCGCCTCAGCAGGGAGACTCTTGTCGCAGGAACTGGCTTCGTCGGTGAACAGCGTTGACATGGCGCGGCCACAgacgtcttctttccctgccCCGAGCCGACCTAGTTAG